A genomic stretch from bacterium includes:
- a CDS encoding acetyl-CoA C-acyltransferase, with protein MTEVVIVSALRTAIGAFQGGFSNTPAHMLGAAVLKETVERTKVAPGDVSEVILGQVLTCAQGQNPGRQAVIHAGFPETVPGWGLNQVCGSGLRAVALGYQAILEGGSSIVIAGGQENMTLAPYAAHVRAGLRMGDGKLVDTMVFDGLTDAFSLKHMGITAENIAKKFSISREEQDAFAAASQQKAEAAQKAGKFKDEIVPFTVKGRKGDTIIDTDEHPKHGTTMESLASLRAAFDKEGSVTAGNASGINDGAAAVMLMTKEEAQKRGLEIIATIRGWAHAGVSPDIMGTGPIPATQKLLKRIGWSVGDLDLIEANEAFAAQALCVSKELGFDASKVNVNGGAIALGHPIGASGCRVLVTLLHEMKKRSAKKGLATLCIGGGMGVALAVER; from the coding sequence ATGACCGAGGTCGTCATCGTCAGCGCATTGCGTACCGCCATCGGGGCATTTCAGGGCGGTTTCTCCAACACACCGGCACACATGCTGGGCGCGGCGGTGCTGAAGGAAACGGTGGAGCGCACCAAGGTTGCGCCCGGCGATGTGTCCGAAGTCATCCTCGGCCAGGTATTGACCTGCGCGCAGGGGCAAAACCCCGGCCGCCAGGCGGTGATCCATGCGGGCTTTCCCGAAACGGTGCCGGGCTGGGGTTTGAACCAGGTATGCGGCTCTGGTCTTCGTGCGGTGGCGCTGGGGTATCAGGCGATTCTGGAAGGCGGCAGCTCGATTGTGATCGCGGGCGGGCAGGAAAACATGACGCTTGCCCCCTATGCCGCGCATGTGCGCGCCGGATTGCGCATGGGTGACGGCAAGCTGGTGGACACGATGGTGTTTGACGGGCTGACCGATGCCTTCAGCCTGAAGCATATGGGCATTACGGCGGAGAATATCGCCAAGAAATTCTCCATCAGCCGCGAAGAGCAGGACGCGTTCGCCGCCGCCTCGCAACAGAAAGCGGAAGCCGCCCAGAAGGCCGGTAAGTTCAAGGATGAGATCGTTCCCTTCACGGTCAAGGGCCGCAAGGGCGACACCATCATCGACACGGATGAACACCCCAAGCATGGCACGACGATGGAAAGCCTCGCCAGCCTTCGCGCAGCATTCGACAAGGAAGGCAGCGTGACGGCGGGCAATGCATCGGGCATCAATGACGGCGCGGCCGCCGTGATGCTGATGACAAAAGAGGAAGCGCAGAAGCGCGGGCTGGAAATCATCGCCACCATCCGCGGCTGGGCACATGCGGGCGTGAGCCCGGACATCATGGGCACCGGTCCGATTCCCGCCACGCAGAAACTGCTGAAGCGCATCGGCTGGAGCGTGGGCGACCTGGATTTGATCGAAGCCAATGAAGCCTTCGCCGCGCAGGCGCTTTGCGTGAGCAAGGAGCTGGGTTTTGACGCCAGCAAGGTGAACGTCAATGGCGGCGCGATTGCGTTGGGTCACCCGATTGGCGCATCCGGCTGCCGCGTGCTGGTGACGCTGTTGCATGAAATGAAAAAGCGCAGCGCCAAAAAAGGCCTGGCGACGCTGTGCATCGGCGGCGGCATGGGCGTGGCGCTGGCAGTGGAAAGATAA
- the phbB gene encoding acetoacetyl-CoA reductase — protein MGKIALVTGGTRGIGAAIAVALKQAGHKVAVNYATRDSVAQTFTKETGIPAFKWDVADYEACKAGVAQVASELGSTVGILVNNAGITRDGFMHKMTYEQWDSVIRTNLTSCFNMSRAVLESMREKSFGRIVNISSVNAQLGQFGQTNYSAAKSGIFGFTKALARETAAKGITVNAVAPGYVDTEMVQAVSEEVIKTKILPQIPVGRLGKPEEIARTVLFLVDEHAGFITGETISVNGGQHME, from the coding sequence ATGGGTAAAATCGCACTGGTCACCGGTGGAACGCGCGGCATTGGGGCGGCCATTGCCGTAGCGCTGAAACAAGCCGGACATAAGGTGGCCGTGAACTATGCCACGCGCGATTCCGTCGCCCAGACCTTCACGAAAGAAACCGGCATCCCGGCCTTCAAATGGGATGTGGCCGATTACGAGGCTTGCAAGGCCGGCGTGGCGCAGGTGGCTTCCGAACTGGGCAGCACGGTTGGCATTCTGGTGAATAACGCAGGCATCACGCGCGATGGCTTCATGCATAAAATGACCTACGAACAGTGGGACAGCGTGATTCGCACCAACCTCACTTCCTGCTTCAACATGTCGCGCGCGGTGCTTGAATCCATGAGGGAAAAAAGCTTTGGCCGTATTGTGAATATCAGCTCGGTCAACGCGCAGCTCGGTCAGTTCGGCCAGACCAACTATTCCGCCGCTAAATCGGGCATTTTCGGCTTCACCAAGGCGCTGGCGCGCGAAACGGCGGCCAAGGGCATCACGGTGAACGCGGTGGCCCCCGGTTATGTGGATACCGAGATGGTGCAGGCGGTCAGCGAAGAGGTAATCAAAACGAAAATCCTGCCGCAGATCCCGGTCGGCCGCCTCGGCAAGCCCGAGGAAATTGCCCGCACGGTGCTGTTTTTGGTGGATGAGCATGCCGGGTTCATTACGGGCGAGACCATCTCCGTCAACGGCGGCCAGCATATGGAATAA
- a CDS encoding peptidoglycan DD-metalloendopeptidase family protein, which produces MRGATIKSALAGISFLALAACASQNPAMVEYKGEEFFGKDRMETAYGFANPSEARIAHEPAVKAVPSGSIGVKELEAPARVSSRDLSAPAKPAPIAATEPASLKPLPQFSSASPAPISAPTTPTLTAKPVAQIQTASDQDGTHVVQQGETLYRLSKSYNVPMDALMQENGMRSPSDLKLGMKLRIPGSAPSLPVVSTAAVKEVSAPAVAMAPKPAVLETKDAPASATPLSKSAFVWPVQGKIISHTGSKLYNDGINIAAAEGTPVKAASAGTVVHAGNQLEGYGNLVIIKHDNGWLSAYAHTQNMLVKKGEKVNQGQTIAYVGKTGHVDSPQLHFSLRQGKEVKDPIAVLGKQDDVTVAAN; this is translated from the coding sequence ATGCGCGGCGCAACCATCAAGTCAGCCTTGGCTGGCATCAGTTTTCTGGCCCTTGCAGCCTGCGCGAGTCAAAACCCTGCCATGGTAGAATATAAGGGCGAGGAGTTTTTCGGTAAGGACAGGATGGAAACCGCCTATGGCTTTGCCAATCCGTCTGAAGCGCGGATAGCGCATGAGCCTGCCGTCAAGGCCGTGCCGAGTGGCTCCATCGGCGTGAAGGAACTGGAGGCACCCGCCCGTGTTTCCTCCCGTGATTTGAGTGCGCCGGCTAAGCCTGCTCCCATTGCGGCGACAGAACCGGCAAGCCTGAAACCGCTGCCACAGTTTTCCAGCGCATCTCCCGCACCCATCAGCGCGCCCACCACCCCCACGCTGACAGCCAAACCCGTTGCGCAAATCCAGACCGCCAGCGACCAGGACGGCACCCATGTGGTGCAGCAGGGCGAAACGCTTTATCGCCTTTCCAAATCCTACAATGTGCCGATGGATGCCCTTATGCAGGAAAACGGCATGAGAAGCCCGTCCGACCTGAAGCTCGGCATGAAGCTGCGTATTCCCGGCAGCGCGCCATCGCTGCCCGTGGTCAGTACGGCTGCGGTGAAAGAGGTTTCCGCCCCGGCCGTGGCCATGGCGCCCAAACCGGCGGTGCTGGAAACGAAAGACGCGCCCGCCAGCGCAACCCCCTTGAGCAAATCCGCTTTTGTGTGGCCGGTGCAGGGAAAGATCATCAGCCATACTGGAAGCAAGCTTTATAACGACGGCATCAACATCGCCGCGGCCGAAGGCACGCCGGTGAAAGCCGCCTCCGCCGGAACGGTGGTGCATGCGGGCAACCAGCTGGAAGGCTATGGCAACCTGGTCATCATCAAGCATGATAACGGCTGGCTCAGCGCCTATGCCCACACGCAGAACATGCTGGTGAAAAAAGGCGAAAAGGTGAACCAGGGGCAGACCATCGCCTATGTCGGAAAAACAGGCCATGTGGACAGCCCGCAGCTGCATTTCAGCCTGCGCCAGGGCAAAGAGGTGAAAGACCCTATTGCCGTGTTGGGCAAGCAGGATGATGTCACCGTCGCCGCTAACTGA
- the yajC gene encoding preprotein translocase subunit YajC — MFISSAFAQDAAQAAVAQSPLGQFLPLILFGAVLYFFLIRPQQKRMRDHQAMIGALRRGDRVVTAGGIIGVVTRIEDDKQLVVEIADGVQVKVLRSTIGEVLTKSNASESKAANDAGADAAKAKPGKSKTLAKK; from the coding sequence ATGTTCATTTCATCCGCTTTTGCTCAGGATGCCGCGCAGGCAGCCGTCGCACAGTCACCGCTTGGGCAATTCCTCCCGCTCATTTTGTTTGGGGCGGTGCTGTATTTCTTCCTCATCCGCCCTCAGCAAAAACGCATGCGCGATCATCAGGCAATGATCGGCGCGCTTCGCCGTGGCGACCGTGTGGTGACCGCAGGCGGCATCATCGGTGTAGTAACGCGTATCGAAGATGACAAACAGCTTGTGGTGGAAATTGCCGATGGCGTGCAGGTGAAAGTGCTGCGCAGCACGATCGGCGAAGTGCTTACCAAGAGCAATGCATCGGAATCAAAAGCCGCCAATGATGCGGGCGCCGATGCCGCCAAGGCAAAACCCGGCAAATCGAAAACACTGGCCAAGAAATAG
- the secD gene encoding protein translocase subunit SecD, translated as MLHQPTWKIVFSVLVCLLAAYVALPSFFPKLQGSGHWWVAPRNVVLGLDLQGGSYLLLQVDEKAYFRDQNEHMVDAVRSNLRKESIGYKDLNASDSGVSFTLRDPAQGTKIASIARSVDDRYSTTVEGDKVTLGFSDITRGEATRQLLDQSIEIVRRRVDETGTREPIIARQGDTRILLQVPGLQDPSHLKQLLGKTAKLTFHMVSEQYRPTTARPADVPEGLMVLPYEMDRAGGHNAGYVAVERKSLLSGDMLVDAHATFERGSPVVNFRFNSQGARLFGDVTTKHVQERFAVVLDGKVITAPTINEPILGGSGMISGNFTVDSANDLALLLRAGALPAPLTVMEERSVGPSLGSDSVKAGARASVLAIVLVMGFMLARYKLFGLFASIALALNIVILMAGMSLLQATLTLPGIAGIALTMGMSVDANVLIFERIKEEIRSGRTPMSAVVAGFDRAFGTIMDSNITTLIATGLLYYYGTGPIKGFAVTLSLGIMTSMFTAVTVTKIIVASYVLKRRPKTLAI; from the coding sequence ATGCTTCACCAGCCCACCTGGAAGATCGTTTTTTCCGTTCTCGTCTGCCTGCTTGCCGCCTATGTCGCGCTGCCAAGCTTCTTCCCGAAGCTTCAGGGAAGCGGCCATTGGTGGGTGGCGCCGCGCAACGTGGTGCTGGGGCTTGATCTTCAGGGGGGCTCCTACCTGCTGCTGCAGGTGGATGAGAAAGCCTATTTCCGCGACCAGAACGAGCATATGGTGGATGCGGTGCGCAGCAACCTGCGCAAGGAAAGCATCGGCTACAAGGACTTGAACGCCAGTGATTCCGGCGTGAGCTTCACGCTGCGCGACCCGGCCCAGGGCACAAAGATCGCCTCCATCGCACGCAGCGTGGATGACCGTTACTCCACCACCGTGGAAGGCGACAAGGTGACGCTCGGATTCTCCGACATCACCAGGGGCGAAGCCACGCGTCAGCTGCTGGACCAGTCCATCGAGATCGTGCGGCGCCGCGTGGATGAGACCGGCACGCGCGAACCCATCATCGCCCGCCAGGGCGACACGCGCATCCTGCTGCAGGTGCCGGGCTTGCAGGACCCTTCGCACCTCAAGCAGCTGCTTGGCAAAACGGCCAAACTGACCTTCCATATGGTGAGCGAGCAATATCGCCCCACCACGGCCCGCCCTGCCGATGTGCCGGAAGGCCTGATGGTGCTTCCCTATGAGATGGACCGCGCGGGCGGGCACAATGCCGGTTATGTCGCCGTGGAGCGTAAATCCCTACTGTCCGGTGATATGCTGGTGGATGCGCACGCAACCTTTGAGCGCGGCTCGCCGGTGGTGAATTTCCGTTTCAACTCGCAAGGCGCCAGGCTGTTTGGCGATGTCACGACCAAACATGTGCAGGAACGGTTTGCCGTGGTGCTGGACGGCAAGGTTATCACCGCGCCCACGATCAATGAGCCGATTCTCGGCGGCAGTGGCATGATTTCCGGCAATTTCACCGTGGACAGCGCCAACGATCTGGCGTTGCTGTTGCGCGCGGGCGCCCTGCCCGCACCGCTCACCGTGATGGAAGAGCGCAGCGTGGGGCCGTCGCTCGGGTCGGACTCGGTAAAAGCGGGTGCGCGGGCCAGCGTTCTGGCCATTGTGCTGGTGATGGGCTTTATGCTTGCCCGTTACAAATTATTCGGCCTGTTCGCCAGCATCGCGCTGGCGCTGAACATCGTCATCCTGATGGCGGGCATGTCGCTTCTGCAGGCCACGCTTACCCTGCCGGGTATCGCGGGTATCGCGCTGACCATGGGTATGTCGGTGGATGCGAACGTGCTTATCTTCGAGCGCATCAAGGAGGAAATCCGCAGCGGACGCACGCCCATGTCGGCCGTGGTGGCGGGTTTCGACCGTGCTTTCGGCACCATCATGGATTCCAACATCACCACGCTGATTGCCACCGGGCTGCTTTATTATTACGGCACCGGCCCCATCAAGGGTTTTGCCGTGACGCTGTCGCTCGGCATCATGACGTCGATGTTCACCGCCGTGACGGTGACGAAAATCATCGTGGCAAGCTATGTGCTGAAGCGCCGCCCGAAAACGCTGGCCATTTAG
- a CDS encoding superoxide dismutase [Fe] (SodB; iron binding; present under aerobic and anaerobic conditions; destroys free radicals): MPFTLPPLPFAPNALEPHMSAETFSFHHGKHHQAYVTNLNNLIAGTEYENLPLEEIIRKTAGDSAKAGIFNNAAQVWNHTFFWHSMKPKGGGKPTGELAGKIDASFGDFDKFKEAFKAAAVSQFGSGWAWLVEEAGELRIVKTANAETPITKGQRPLLTVDVWEHAYYLDFQNRRPDFVESFLANLANWEFAAKNLTQEFKLAA, translated from the coding sequence ATGCCCTTTACCCTTCCCCCGCTCCCCTTCGCGCCCAACGCCCTTGAACCGCACATGAGCGCCGAGACCTTCTCCTTTCACCATGGCAAGCACCATCAGGCCTATGTCACCAACCTGAACAACCTGATCGCCGGCACAGAATACGAAAACCTGCCGCTGGAGGAAATCATCCGCAAAACCGCGGGCGACAGCGCCAAGGCGGGCATCTTCAACAACGCCGCGCAGGTGTGGAACCATACTTTCTTCTGGCATTCCATGAAGCCCAAGGGCGGCGGCAAGCCGACCGGCGAGCTCGCCGGCAAGATCGACGCCTCCTTCGGCGATTTCGACAAATTTAAGGAAGCCTTCAAGGCCGCCGCCGTCAGTCAGTTTGGCAGCGGCTGGGCCTGGCTGGTGGAAGAAGCGGGCGAGCTGCGCATCGTCAAAACCGCCAATGCCGAAACCCCCATCACCAAAGGCCAGCGCCCGCTGCTGACGGTGGATGTGTGGGAGCATGCCTATTATCTGGATTTCCAGAACCGCCGTCCGGATTTCGTGGAAAGCTTCCTGGCCAACCTCGCCAACTGGGAGTTTGCAGCGAAAAATCTGACGCAGGAATTCAAGCTGGCGGCGTAA
- a CDS encoding GNAT family N-acetyltransferase — translation MAVTVSLIDVSNPAQLRAFKELNEAWIERYFRIEPEDTAALTDPVTHILNPGGLIAVAEEDGNYIGACAMYRHKDGRFELTKMAVDESSQARGTGQKLAEFLLDEIQKLGADYCYIISNTKLERAIRLYRRLGFVDCPEDRHSRYERGNITLEKFLTASLRKTG, via the coding sequence ATGGCGGTTACGGTTTCCCTCATCGATGTTTCAAACCCCGCGCAGCTCAGGGCGTTCAAGGAATTGAACGAGGCCTGGATCGAACGGTATTTCCGTATCGAGCCCGAGGATACCGCCGCATTGACCGATCCCGTCACGCATATCCTGAACCCTGGCGGGCTGATTGCCGTGGCGGAAGAAGATGGAAATTATATCGGCGCATGCGCCATGTACCGCCACAAGGACGGGCGCTTTGAGCTGACCAAAATGGCCGTGGACGAGAGCAGTCAGGCGCGCGGTACCGGCCAGAAGCTCGCGGAGTTTTTGCTGGATGAGATTCAGAAACTCGGGGCGGATTATTGCTACATTATCTCCAATACCAAACTGGAGCGGGCCATCCGGCTCTATCGCCGCCTGGGCTTTGTGGATTGCCCGGAGGACCGGCATTCGCGCTATGAACGCGGCAACATCACGCTCGAGAAATTCCTCACGGCTTCGCTCAGGAAGACCGGCTGA
- a CDS encoding replicative DNA helicase gives MAENLASILSLQPEKAEKGFQELPHNIDAEQALLGILLIKNDAQTDVGDFLRTEHFYEPVHQKIYAAVLALMEKGHIANPVTLKHFFDKDEALAPVGGADYLHQLAANAGMLVYAADYAKTIYDLALKRALIDIGETVVKEAYVLEAGDSAFGQIERAEQQLFTLATVGQVERSVKALSTAVAESIARTEKAYRNAGRVSGCTTGFIDMDRLLGGFQDSDLIILAGRPSMGKTALATSMACEAAKAFAKDFEENGKQGKCGSVGFFSLEMSAEQLAGRLLAGITGLNSSRLRRGELNEDDFAKMVEGSVELSAMPLYIDDTPAISISALRTRARRMKRQHNLSLLVVDYLQLLRGTSAQAATNRVLEITEITQGLKAIAKELNIPVIALSQLSRAVEQREDKRPQLSDLRESGSIEQDADVVMFVFREEYYLMRSMPREDSPKFQQWQDDMTKLHGIAEVIIAKQRHGPIGNVRLAFHSDTTRFANYAGEDMPDMMAEY, from the coding sequence ATGGCGGAGAACCTGGCCAGCATCCTTTCCCTGCAACCCGAAAAAGCCGAGAAAGGCTTTCAGGAACTGCCCCATAACATCGACGCCGAACAGGCGCTGCTCGGCATCCTGCTCATCAAAAACGACGCGCAGACCGATGTGGGGGATTTTCTGCGTACCGAGCATTTCTACGAGCCGGTGCATCAAAAGATCTATGCGGCCGTTCTGGCGCTGATGGAAAAAGGGCATATCGCCAACCCGGTAACCCTGAAGCATTTTTTCGATAAGGACGAAGCGCTGGCCCCGGTGGGCGGCGCGGATTACCTGCATCAGCTGGCGGCGAACGCGGGCATGCTGGTCTATGCGGCGGATTATGCCAAGACGATTTACGACCTGGCGCTCAAGCGCGCGCTGATCGATATTGGCGAGACGGTGGTAAAGGAAGCCTATGTGCTGGAAGCCGGGGATTCGGCCTTCGGGCAGATCGAACGCGCGGAGCAGCAATTGTTCACGCTGGCCACCGTCGGCCAGGTGGAGCGCAGCGTCAAAGCCCTTTCCACGGCCGTGGCGGAATCCATCGCCCGTACCGAGAAGGCCTACCGCAACGCCGGGCGCGTGAGCGGCTGCACCACAGGCTTCATCGATATGGACCGGCTGCTGGGCGGGTTTCAGGATTCGGACCTCATCATCCTCGCCGGACGTCCGTCGATGGGTAAGACGGCATTGGCCACCTCCATGGCCTGCGAGGCGGCAAAGGCATTCGCCAAGGATTTCGAGGAAAACGGCAAGCAGGGCAAGTGCGGATCGGTCGGGTTTTTCTCGCTTGAGATGTCGGCCGAGCAGCTGGCGGGCCGTTTGCTCGCCGGTATTACGGGGCTCAATTCCTCACGCCTGCGCCGGGGCGAGCTGAACGAAGATGACTTCGCCAAGATGGTGGAAGGCAGCGTGGAACTGAGTGCGATGCCGCTTTACATCGACGATACGCCGGCCATTTCCATCAGCGCGCTGCGCACCCGGGCGCGGCGCATGAAGCGCCAGCATAATCTCAGTTTGCTGGTGGTGGATTACCTGCAGCTGCTGCGCGGTACATCCGCCCAGGCGGCGACCAACCGCGTGCTGGAGATCACCGAGATCACGCAGGGCTTGAAGGCGATTGCGAAAGAACTGAACATCCCGGTCATCGCCCTCTCCCAGCTTTCGCGCGCGGTGGAGCAACGCGAGGATAAACGCCCGCAGCTTTCGGACCTGCGCGAATCCGGCTCGATTGAGCAGGACGCGGACGTGGTGATGTTTGTGTTCCGCGAGGAATATTACCTGATGCGCTCCATGCCGCGGGAGGATTCGCCCAAATTTCAGCAATGGCAGGATGACATGACCAAGCTGCACGGCATTGCCGAGGTCATCATTGCCAAGCAGCGTCACGGCCCGATCGGCAACGTGAGGCTCGCCTTCCACAGCGACACGACGCGGTTTGCTAATTATGCGGGCGAGGATATGCCGGACATGATGGCAGAGTACTAA
- a CDS encoding trypsin-like serine protease yields the protein MLRPVLAALLCLLPFTASAQFTAPSGEGGAQIPPGYKKWDGGGAQQPPALKPGQKMIQSGTGFFVSNTGHIITNEHVIHGCKNVTLHGTVQPTPARVMATNNQYDLALLKTDLRPTRVANLRDQQGDILVNDPVLVMGYPLEAGITGQYKVKKSIILGLQGPMNEPQWIQFRDAALQGNSGGPLLDTAGNVVGVVVGKTRMTVHDDQSGQETVKQADVAISLNVLKPFLMNNGVYFRSRQSQSYYALDQVEGQARGYIVNIHCDAGGSH from the coding sequence ATGCTCCGCCCCGTTCTTGCCGCCCTGCTATGCCTGCTTCCGTTCACGGCTTCCGCACAGTTCACAGCCCCTTCCGGCGAGGGCGGCGCGCAGATTCCCCCCGGTTATAAGAAATGGGACGGCGGCGGCGCGCAGCAGCCCCCGGCACTCAAGCCCGGCCAGAAAATGATCCAGTCCGGCACGGGCTTTTTCGTCAGCAATACCGGGCATATCATCACCAACGAACACGTTATCCACGGCTGCAAAAACGTCACCCTGCACGGCACGGTGCAACCCACACCCGCGCGGGTGATGGCCACCAACAACCAGTATGACCTGGCGCTGCTGAAAACCGACCTGCGCCCCACGCGCGTGGCCAACCTGCGCGATCAGCAGGGCGATATCCTCGTCAACGACCCCGTTCTGGTGATGGGCTATCCGCTGGAAGCCGGCATCACCGGCCAGTACAAGGTGAAGAAAAGCATCATCCTCGGCCTTCAGGGGCCGATGAACGAACCCCAATGGATCCAGTTCCGCGATGCAGCGTTGCAGGGCAACAGCGGCGGCCCGCTGCTGGATACCGCCGGCAACGTGGTGGGCGTGGTGGTCGGCAAAACCCGCATGACCGTGCATGACGACCAGAGCGGCCAGGAAACCGTAAAACAGGCCGACGTCGCCATTTCCCTCAACGTACTCAAACCCTTCCTGATGAATAACGGCGTCTATTTCCGCAGCCGCCAGTCCCAGTCCTATTACGCGCTGGACCAGGTGGAAGGCCAGGCAAGGGGCTATATCGTCAACATCCATTGCGATGCGGGCGGCTCACACTGA